AGCTCTTTTAATCAAAAAATTAGCTTAAGAAATGATATCAAAACACCAGAGGAGTTAATCAAACGATATTACATAGATTCAAACGAAGTGCCTCATCAAATTAACATAAATAAGAAAACAATAGAGAAGAATAGTTTCCAGATAACCTTGATAAATGAACGTGTAGATGATGATGCAGTTCAAAAAGAAAAAATAATGATGTTCGCTAAATTTGATGGAGCACATTGGAAAGTTAAGGAAATTAGAAAAAATTGGAAGTGCGAAAATGGAAGAGGTGGTTCAACAGAGTGGGGGATTAATGAATGCCCATAATTAATAGAATTTAAAACATGATCAATTACAATCCTAAAGAGTGGATGAGCTTTATTTTCCACGTCCATAAATCAGATACCTTTAGAAAGTTATGGCCTTTAATGCTGGGTATAGCAATTCTTTCGGCAATAATAGCCTATTTGGAACTGAATCATTTAAAGCTAGGAGAAACCACATACATCAAAAATGTAGGAATGATGCACAATTTATTAGGTTTCGTGTTGTCTATGTTATTAGTTTTTAGAACTAATACCTCTTATGATAGGTGGTGGGATGGCAGAAAGTTACTTGGCGCTTTAACCAATGTGAGTCGTAACCTTGCGCTAAAAATAAAAGCGTTAAACTTATCGGAAGAAGAAGTTGAGTTCTTCAAGTATGCCATTCCGAAATATGGTTTTGCTTTAAAGGAGCATTTAAGGGAGAAACAATATTTTGGTAAGGATAGCTTTTTGATTGAAATAGATGGCGGAAAACACATTCCGAATCAGGTTGCAGCAAGTATAATTGCTAGGTTATACGATTTGCAAAGAGATGGGAAGATTTCACAAGAACAATTAATTACCTTAAGTGGCGATGCCAACCAATTCACAGATATTTGTGGTGGTTGTGAAAGAATTAGAAATACACCAATCCCATATTCTTACAGTGCTTTCATCAAAAAATTCATATTCATTTATGTGATAACTTTACCTATTGGATGGGTGTTTAGTTTAGGCTATTTTGTTGTTCCAATAGTACCCTTTATTCTCTATGTATTAGCGAGTTTAGAGCTCATAGCTGAAGAAATAGAGAACCCATTTAATCAGGATGCAAATGACCTGCCAGTAGATCAAATTTGCAATAATATTGAAAAACACGTCCAAGAGATTTTAAGCTAGTTCAATTGCTTTATTGTTGGAAATAAAAGTTAATTGCTCTATTGTTAAATTGCTGAATTGTTGGGAAACCGTGAATAACAGTTTTGCGATTGTCTTGTCCAGTAATTGTCAACAACAATAGAACAATCTAGCAATGCAACAATCTAAACCACATTACAATAGATGTTAAAAATAGCCTATCATCCCCTTTATGCACATCCTTTGCCAGAAGGTCATCGTTTTCCGATGCTTAAATATGAGTTGATACCAGAGCAGCTATTACACGAAGGGACAATTACAAAGGATAACTTATTTGCTCCTGAACCTTTGGATGAGGAAAATATCATCACAACTCATGGCAAAGCCTATTGGTTACAGCTTAAAAATTTAACCTTATCAGCTAAGGACCAAAGAAGAATAGGCTTTCCTTTAAGTGCTCAATTGGTAGAAAGAGAAATTAGAATTGCCCAAGGAACAATTGATGGTGCTAGGTATGCTCAGCAGTTTGGTGTTGCTTTTAATGTTGCCGGTGGAACGCATCATGCTGGTAGTAATTGGGGAGAAGGATTTTGTTTATTAAACGATCAAGCTATTGCTGCTAACTATTTATTAAATAATGATTTAGCTAATCATATCTTAATTATAGATTTAGATGTACATCAGGGAAATGGAACAGCAGAAATCTTTCGAAATGAACCAAGGGTTTTTACTTTTTCTATGCATGGCGATAAAAATTTTCCTTTCAGAAAAGAGCAATCTGATTTAGATATCCCATTAGAAGATGGAACCGATGATGAAACCTTTTTGAATAAATTAAGTGATGCATTAACAGTGGTTTTTGCGAAACACAAACCAGATTTTGTTTTTTATTTAGCAGGAGTTGATGTTTTAGAAAGCGATAAATTAGGTAAATTGTCTTTAACAAAAAATGCATGTAAACAACGTGATTTAATGGTTTTTGAGGCTTGCTTTAAACATCAAGTGCCAGTTCAGGTGAGTATGGGAGGTGGTTATTCTGCAGATATTAAAGTAATTGTTGATGCGCATTGTAATACTTTTAGGTTAGCCGCAGATTTGTATATTTAGTTATGAAAAATTATTTACTCTTCTTAATGCTTCTATTAGCAGCTTGCAATAACAATACTTCAGTTAGCGAACCGAAAAAAATTGAAGAAGACACCTTGGGCGATAGAACAGATATCCCTCCAGTTGTAAAAGAACAAGTTTATAACTTGGATTCTGTTAGACAAAAAATTTTAAAGGATAATTTGAAGTCTAATCATTCTGATAAAATTGTTCATAGTTTCTCATTAGAAGGGGACTACAGTGCTGAAGGAAACGATGGGAAAGCTTTTTACATAGATAATCAGATTAAAAAAATAGCCATTACATTTTATGGCGAAAGTGGAAAGTCTGGTTACACTTATATTTTTGAGAATGATAAAATTATGGTAGAAGAGAAAAGACATGAATATGATGTTCCGCTTTCAGGCAATATTATTTCAACCCAAGTTGCTTCTTATCAAATCGATTACAATGGAAAAATCCTTGAGAACGATAATAAGGAAATTGATTTAGATACTTATTTTATCCTTAAAAAATCAATACCATTTACATTAAAGTAATCTCTATCCGTGGTCTGTGGCACACAGCACATGATTTAGGATTTGTATAGTTAATTGTGAAAAGTACCGTTTTAAATTTTATTAATAATGAAATATAAAATACAGCCTATCATT
The sequence above is drawn from the Pedobacter frigiditerrae genome and encodes:
- a CDS encoding histone deacetylase, which produces MLKIAYHPLYAHPLPEGHRFPMLKYELIPEQLLHEGTITKDNLFAPEPLDEENIITTHGKAYWLQLKNLTLSAKDQRRIGFPLSAQLVEREIRIAQGTIDGARYAQQFGVAFNVAGGTHHAGSNWGEGFCLLNDQAIAANYLLNNDLANHILIIDLDVHQGNGTAEIFRNEPRVFTFSMHGDKNFPFRKEQSDLDIPLEDGTDDETFLNKLSDALTVVFAKHKPDFVFYLAGVDVLESDKLGKLSLTKNACKQRDLMVFEACFKHQVPVQVSMGGGYSADIKVIVDAHCNTFRLAADLYI
- a CDS encoding bestrophin family protein; amino-acid sequence: MINYNPKEWMSFIFHVHKSDTFRKLWPLMLGIAILSAIIAYLELNHLKLGETTYIKNVGMMHNLLGFVLSMLLVFRTNTSYDRWWDGRKLLGALTNVSRNLALKIKALNLSEEEVEFFKYAIPKYGFALKEHLREKQYFGKDSFLIEIDGGKHIPNQVAASIIARLYDLQRDGKISQEQLITLSGDANQFTDICGGCERIRNTPIPYSYSAFIKKFIFIYVITLPIGWVFSLGYFVVPIVPFILYVLASLELIAEEIENPFNQDANDLPVDQICNNIEKHVQEILS